In the Endozoicomonas sp. SCSIO W0465 genome, GTTCGGTGGTGACCCACCAGAGCGCCCTGCAGGTGGCCGCCGTGTTTGCCTGTGTGTCGCTGATCTCCGGTGCCATTGCCTCGATCCCGCTGAAGGTTTACCAGCGCAAGGCCAATGGCATCCGGGAAGAGAGCGACCACCATCCGCTGCTGCTGAAGCTCTGCCTGGAGCCGTCGCCCATGGTCACCGCGCTGGTGTTCTGGGAGACCCTGGTCACCGACATGCTGCTGGACGGCAACGCCTACGCGGTGATTGACCGCGACCTGAACGGCCGGGTCCGGCGGCTGATTTACGTCAACCCGGCCAGCGTCAATGTCCGGCTGGTCGAGGGTGAACTCAGTTACATCGTCGCCATCAGCCCGGACCGGGAGCAGCTGCCCAGGGCCACCCGGGACGACATTGCCTTTGTCGGTTTCTACCCCAGCGACATCCTGCACTTTCCCGGCGTCGGCTGGAACGGCAAGACCGGCATGTCGGTGATCAAGTCGGCGGCGCTGAACAGTGTCGGCAATGCCCTCAGTGCTGACCAGTTCACCGGCCTCTATTTCAAGCAGGGGATATCCAGTCCCGGTTACATCAAGTTCCCGCAGAAGCTGACCCGCGAGCAGTTCGAAATGATGCGCGAGTACTGGAAGTCCCACGTGGTTGGCGCTGAACAGGCGCACCTGCCGCCGATCATTACCGAGGGCGGTGAATTTGCGCCGCTGAACATCAAGGCCGACGACGTGCAGCTGCTGGAGACCCGCAAGTTCCAGGTCCTGGACATTGCCCGCATCTTCGGCGTGCCACCGCACATGATCGGTGCGCAGGAGACCACGACCAGCTGGGGCACCGGCATCGAGCAGCAGTCCATCGGCTTTGTCCGCTACACCCTGCGCCCGCACCTGACCCGCATTGAGCAGGAACTGAACCGCAAGCTGTTCAGAAGTCACCTGCACTTCAGTGAGTTTGACGTCAACGCGTTGCTGCGCGGTGACATCAAGGCCCGCAATGAAGCGCACCAGATTGCCCTGGGTGGCAACCAGAACCCCGGCTGGAAGACCGTCAACGAGATCCGCCGGGAAGAGAACCTGCGGCCCGTGGATGACGGCGACGCGCTTTATCAACCTGTCACCGGTGAGCAACATGAACCCGCGCAAACTGATGAACCTGATTCAGAAGAACCCGAAGAACTCCGGCATCCGGGTACAGACCAATGACCGGCAGGCGACTGTTTACGTCTATGACGTCATTGACGACTGGTGGGGCATCGATGCCGAAAGCTTTGTTCGTGAGGTCAATGGTCTGGATGTGGACACCCTCAATGTCCGCATCAACTCACCCGGTGGCGACGTGTTCACCGCCCGCGCCATGCAGACGGCACTGGCCCAGCATCCGGCACACGTCATCGCCCATGTGGACGGGTTGGCTGCCAGTGCTGCCACCTTTCTGGCCATGGGGTCCAACGAGGTGCGCATCAGTGACGGCGCGTTTTTCATGATCCACCAGGGCTGGACCTTCATGATGGGCAACGCCGATGAGCTGCGTGAACACGCGAAACTGCTGGACGCCATTGACGACAGCATCGCCAAAACCTACGCCAGCCGCACCGGCCTGAGCTACGAACAGGTGGTGGACATGATGGCCGCCGAGACCTGGATGAACGGACAGCAGGCGGTGGGCCACGGTTTTGCCGACCGCATTGCCAACGGCATCACCGACACCGAACCGCAGATCGAAGACCGGGTGTTCGACCTGAGTGCCTACCGGCATCCGCCAGACAGTTATCAACCAACCCATCCTGCCGCCCTGCGCGCGCACCTTGAACGACGGCTGGCGTTGATTGCCTGACCATGCACAGGACGTTTTTGCTCTGCCTTGCCCTGCTGGCCACCGAGCTGGACGACGCCCCTTTATTCACCACCGGAAATCACCATGGATATTCAAACCCTGAGAGAACAACGCAGCCAGGCCGCCAGTACTGCCAGACAATTACTGGACAGCGTCGAACCGGAACACTGGAACGACGACCACAACCAGCAGTACGACGCCATTGTCGCCGAGATCGGGCGTATCGATGACCAGCTGGAACGGCTGGAAGAACAACTGAAAATCGAAGCCGCCGACCACGCCATTACCCGACAACGGGGCGAACGGGACGGAGTATCTGACGATGAGGCCGACAACCGTATCCACATGGAGAAAAGCATATTTAACAGCTTTATCCGTGGCGGCGTGGAATCTCTTGACGTTGATCAGCGCCAGTATGTAGAACAGCGCCGGCTGCGCGCTGACCTGTCCACCGGTACCGACACCGCCGGTGGCTACCTGGTGCCCACCGACTTCGCCACCCGGCTGATTGAGGAGATGAAGCTGTTCGGCAACATGCGACTGGTGGCCACCATCCAGCAGACCGACTCCGGCGTCCCCATCGAATGGCCGGTGGCCGACAACCTGGACCAGGAAGGTGAGATCGTCGCCGAGAACACCGCCGTCACCGACGAAGACCCCACCTTCGGGATCAAGACCATTGGTGCCTGGAAGTACAGCTCCAAGGGCGTCGCCGTGCCGTTTGAGCTGTTGCAGGACTCACGCATTGATATCGAAGCGTACGTGGTTCGCCTGCTGGCCCAGCGCATCAGCCGCATCACCAACCGGCACTTTACCCTGGGCACCGGCACTGGTCAGCCCGATGGCATTGTGCCCTCCGCCAGCAAGGGAGCCACCGCCGCCACCGCTGCCACGGTGGGTTTTGACGACCTGATCAAGCTGGAGCACAGCGTTGACCCGATCTATCGCATGAACGCCCGGTTCATGTTTGCCGACCAGGCGCTGAAAACCATCAAGATGCTGAAAGACAACGAGGGCCGTCCCTTGTGGATACCGGGCATCGCCGTCAGCGAACCGGACACGATCCTGGGTTATCCCTACGTCATTAACCAGTACATGGCGGCACCGGCGGGGAATGCCAAGTCCATCCTGTTTGGCCAGCTGTCCAATTACCTGATCCGTGACGTCATGGCCGTGACCCTGTTCCGCATGACCGACAGCGTCTACACCCGCAAGGGGCAGGTGGGTTTCCTGGCCTTCAGCCGCCACGACGGCGCGCTGCTGGATGCCAGCGGACAGTCGGTGAAATTCCTGCAACAGGCTGCCCAGCCGCAGACCAAGTCATGAGTCACTGGTTATCTATTGACGACATGCTGCTCTGGTGCCGGGAGGTGGATAATGACCACACCCGGTCGGTGTTGACCGGTATCGGTGAGGCGGTGGAACTGGGCATCGAACGGCACCTGAACCGCCCGGTGCTGGCCAGCCAGGCGGCACTGGACGCCATGGAGCCACCGGTGGATCACGCCCTGGTGGTTGACCCGGTGATCAAACAGGCCGCCCTGCTGATGGTCAGCTAGCTGAACGAAAACCGTGAAGCGGCCCTTGAGGTGAACCTGGAGGAAATGCCCTACGGGTACACCTACCTGCTGAACGATTACCGTATCCGGAGCAACCCGTGAAGCGTCCTGCCGCTCCCGGCCAGTTGAAACACCGGGTGATCATTGAGCAGCCCATCGCCTGCGACCCTGCGGACCCGCTGACCGACGAGCCACAATGCTGGCAGACCGTCACCGAGTGCTGGGCCGCCATCCGGCCGGTATCGGCCAAAGAGATTTTCGCTGCCGGCGGTTTTGTTGGCCAGAACGACGTGGTGGTGACCGTGCGCTACGATCCGAAGCTGGACGACATGACCCACACCTGGCGAATCTGGTGGCAGAACCGAAAGCTGGGCGTGGCGGGTGTGCTGAACATCGATGCCCGAGATAAGTGGCTGAAGATCCTCACCAGTTGCAGCGAAGACAGCATTCGTCTGAACAATCCCGATTTTGATGAGCCATTGCAGGAAGTGGTTAACGTGATCATGCCGGAGCTGACATGAGCAAGTACCAGTTGATTGTGCCGGACAACCAGAAAGCCATTGAAGAGAAATGGATTCATGAGCGCATTGACCAGCTGTCAGAAAAGCAGTGGGCGCTGACCGGTGACGACTTTCGGCGTTGCCGCATCAGCATTGACTACAACCGCCGGTTGCTGGATGACCGAAACGCTACCGTCACTTTCAAGGCACCCTCATGACCCGCAACGAAAGGACCCAAAGACTGCGCGACCAGATCCGGCAGCTGCACGACAGCGGTGCTACCGTGCTGGACATGCGAAACGCGCTGGGCCTGTCCAGGGACGTCATTTATTACCACCGCCAGAAAATGGGCCTGGCGCAGCAACCGCAGAAGGTCGAACTGACCGGTGAGCAGCGCCAGCAGGTCAAGGCGCTGGTCAGACAGAACTGGTCCTACAAGAACGTGGCTGCCCGGTTTGGCATCAATGCCAACATGGTGAAAACCATTGTCCACGACAGTGACAGCATTCATAACCGCGATCTTGGTGACGTGCTGATCGACCCGGTCAATGCGTTGCTGGCCAGAAGGTGGGCATAGCCCGCCACCGTTACACCTTCTTATCGCTATCTGACGAACCTGGGTTGCCAGGGATGGTTTTTTTTATCCCGTTTCGGGATAGGAGTACATTGCATGAAAGACTTAACCCTGTGTGGAAAAACAGTACGTGTCGACGAGAATGGTATGGTCTCTCTTACTGATATGTGGAAGGCAAGCGGAGAAGCGAATAAGACAAGGCCGAAATACTTTCTTGAAAATGAACAGACGAAAGCATTTGTTGAAGCGCTCAAGTGCAAAGGCGGAATTCCGCCTTTGACCATTATCAAGGGCGGCAAGACTGCCGGTACATGGGCCGACAAACTGGTGGCCTATAAATACGCGGGCTGGATTGATCCCAATTTTGAAGTGGGCACCTATACCGTGCTGGACAAGTATTTCTCTGGTGAGCTAACCAGCAAGGACAGCTGGCAGGCACTGCACGATTTTGTCATCGACGAGAAGTGCTCCAGAAAAATGGGTGCTTTTCATGGCAAGGGACTGGCCAGACGGCGAAGTGAGAAAACCGAGCTGCAGCAGCGGCATGAAAAATTGCTGGAAGAGTATCAGCATATTTTGAAGCTGGATGATTATTGAAGACCTGCGGGTCTGACGACCTGCGTCGTTCATTTTATAAACTCACGACTTCCAGATTTCACCAAACCCTGCCGCCTCTGCCAGCAATGCCCAGCTGGAGTATGAAATCTTCTGTTCCTCACCCACCCATTTGCGGACGGTTCGTGGGTTCACACCGACCAGCGCAGCTGCCTTGCCGCCGGTCAGGTCGGCCATCTGAAGCAGTGCCCGAACTTCGCTGCCGGTCGGCTGTGGCCATTGCGCAGAAAAAGGCGCAAGCACCTGCTGTCGGATTGTGGCTGTCATAGCAGCCACCATAGGGTAATGGCACAAAAGGCTCCGAATCCACCCCAGAGCAGCAAGGTACGGTTCGCTTCGCAGCGGGCAGCCCGATGGATGCGATCCAGGTCGGATTGAATGTCTTTTTCAACGTTGGTCATGCCGTCACGCTCGCTTTGGAAAGGGGGGCTTACGCCCCGCCTCCTTTAAGTTTTGCCAGTAAGGTCAGCCCTGAAAAGAAAAGACCCCATGCTATCGCCTTGATTTTGAAATCCTTGTAAACCAGATCCTTTTTAAGGTTTTCGATTTCAAGCTCCAGCTTGACAATTTCGAGTTGTTCGCGTTTTTCGCTCATCGATGCTTCTCGGTGTTCGGCCTTGGCGGTGTGCCCGGCCATTGGTGAA is a window encoding:
- a CDS encoding DNA-binding transcriptional regulator, producing the protein MTATIRQQVLAPFSAQWPQPTGSEVRALLQMADLTGGKAAALVGVNPRTVRKWVGEEQKISYSSWALLAEAAGFGEIWKS
- a CDS encoding phage head closure protein — translated: MKRPAAPGQLKHRVIIEQPIACDPADPLTDEPQCWQTVTECWAAIRPVSAKEIFAAGGFVGQNDVVVTVRYDPKLDDMTHTWRIWWQNRKLGVAGVLNIDARDKWLKILTSCSEDSIRLNNPDFDEPLQEVVNVIMPELT
- a CDS encoding KilA-N domain-containing protein is translated as MKDLTLCGKTVRVDENGMVSLTDMWKASGEANKTRPKYFLENEQTKAFVEALKCKGGIPPLTIIKGGKTAGTWADKLVAYKYAGWIDPNFEVGTYTVLDKYFSGELTSKDSWQALHDFVIDEKCSRKMGAFHGKGLARRRSEKTELQQRHEKLLEEYQHILKLDDY
- a CDS encoding phage portal protein codes for the protein MKWFNSKRQLQQELARVKQELATIRAEADAAESRGRTFEELMDVLGIKSHSGSVVTHQSALQVAAVFACVSLISGAIASIPLKVYQRKANGIREESDHHPLLLKLCLEPSPMVTALVFWETLVTDMLLDGNAYAVIDRDLNGRVRRLIYVNPASVNVRLVEGELSYIVAISPDREQLPRATRDDIAFVGFYPSDILHFPGVGWNGKTGMSVIKSAALNSVGNALSADQFTGLYFKQGISSPGYIKFPQKLTREQFEMMREYWKSHVVGAEQAHLPPIITEGGEFAPLNIKADDVQLLETRKFQVLDIARIFGVPPHMIGAQETTTSWGTGIEQQSIGFVRYTLRPHLTRIEQELNRKLFRSHLHFSEFDVNALLRGDIKARNEAHQIALGGNQNPGWKTVNEIRREENLRPVDDGDALYQPVTGEQHEPAQTDEPDSEEPEELRHPGTDQ
- a CDS encoding phage major capsid protein; amino-acid sequence: MDIQTLREQRSQAASTARQLLDSVEPEHWNDDHNQQYDAIVAEIGRIDDQLERLEEQLKIEAADHAITRQRGERDGVSDDEADNRIHMEKSIFNSFIRGGVESLDVDQRQYVEQRRLRADLSTGTDTAGGYLVPTDFATRLIEEMKLFGNMRLVATIQQTDSGVPIEWPVADNLDQEGEIVAENTAVTDEDPTFGIKTIGAWKYSSKGVAVPFELLQDSRIDIEAYVVRLLAQRISRITNRHFTLGTGTGQPDGIVPSASKGATAATAATVGFDDLIKLEHSVDPIYRMNARFMFADQALKTIKMLKDNEGRPLWIPGIAVSEPDTILGYPYVINQYMAAPAGNAKSILFGQLSNYLIRDVMAVTLFRMTDSVYTRKGQVGFLAFSRHDGALLDASGQSVKFLQQAAQPQTKS
- a CDS encoding head maturation protease, ClpP-related; translated protein: MTATRFINLSPVSNMNPRKLMNLIQKNPKNSGIRVQTNDRQATVYVYDVIDDWWGIDAESFVREVNGLDVDTLNVRINSPGGDVFTARAMQTALAQHPAHVIAHVDGLAASAATFLAMGSNEVRISDGAFFMIHQGWTFMMGNADELREHAKLLDAIDDSIAKTYASRTGLSYEQVVDMMAAETWMNGQQAVGHGFADRIANGITDTEPQIEDRVFDLSAYRHPPDSYQPTHPAALRAHLERRLALIA